In a single window of the Leptospira sanjuanensis genome:
- a CDS encoding helix-turn-helix transcriptional regulator, which translates to MIENNLKSQQNDARENIIGLLRSKVGTDNAKTIDSRIEKILPSLRTEMDELSLSEVANFAQLSPSRFRHLFKEETGISFSSYKLWLKTQKAVRLLITNKDIINAAHAGGFFDQPHFSRILKRSFGLSPLEMKKNPHFELKIFS; encoded by the coding sequence TTGATTGAGAATAATTTGAAATCACAGCAAAACGATGCGAGGGAAAATATTATCGGTCTATTGCGATCTAAAGTAGGGACCGATAACGCGAAAACGATCGATTCCAGAATCGAAAAAATCCTGCCTTCTTTGCGCACAGAAATGGACGAACTTTCGTTATCGGAAGTGGCAAATTTCGCACAGTTATCTCCAAGCCGATTTCGACATCTTTTCAAGGAAGAAACGGGAATTTCCTTTTCGAGTTATAAACTCTGGTTGAAAACTCAAAAAGCGGTTCGATTGCTGATTACGAATAAAGATATCATAAATGCCGCACATGCGGGAGGTTTTTTCGATCAGCCGCATTTCAGCAGGATTTTAAAAAGGTCCTTTGGACTGAGTCCTCTGGAAATGAAAAAAAATCCGCATTTCGAATTAAAAATTTTTTCCTAA
- a CDS encoding MBL fold metallo-hydrolase, translated as MKIKYLFIGLLSAVLLFGAFLAVKLYKLKQSVLAFENKWEKREIIKQKRISFTETLTVLPLVNWHKSDSALKSEMGVSYLIQTDQETILFDLGQNKDQESPSPLEWNMKLLRVTLEKIDTIFLSHSHFDHVGGRTFERLGSFSLGNTQVSLKDKKIYSPVDLKYPDAVVTTIHGPQEIGTGIASLGPISRALFIGNIEEQALIVNVKGKGLVIFSGCGHQTLSKIISRTKESFDTPIYGIIGDLHYPIPDGRMIFMGLNLQSIFASGNGPLDQITEEDLNSDIELLKKENIKLFALGGHDSSDAVISRMEKIFGEKYKRVMIGSIIEVAK; from the coding sequence ATGAAAATTAAATATTTATTCATCGGCTTGTTATCTGCCGTATTGCTTTTTGGCGCTTTTTTAGCTGTCAAACTTTATAAACTCAAACAATCGGTTCTGGCGTTCGAGAATAAATGGGAAAAACGCGAAATCATTAAACAGAAACGGATCAGTTTTACGGAAACGTTAACCGTATTACCGCTCGTGAATTGGCATAAAAGCGACTCGGCTCTCAAGTCGGAAATGGGTGTTTCATATCTGATTCAAACGGATCAAGAAACGATTCTTTTCGATCTTGGACAAAACAAAGATCAGGAATCTCCTTCACCTTTGGAATGGAATATGAAACTTTTACGGGTTACGCTTGAAAAAATCGATACGATTTTTCTTTCGCATTCTCATTTCGATCACGTAGGAGGGAGAACTTTCGAACGTTTAGGAAGTTTTTCTTTAGGCAATACGCAAGTTTCGCTAAAGGACAAAAAAATCTATTCTCCCGTGGATTTGAAATATCCTGATGCAGTCGTTACCACAATCCATGGCCCGCAAGAAATCGGAACGGGGATTGCAAGTCTCGGACCTATCTCGCGAGCCTTGTTCATCGGCAATATAGAAGAACAGGCGTTGATCGTGAACGTAAAAGGAAAGGGGTTGGTAATTTTTTCAGGATGTGGACATCAAACATTGTCTAAGATCATTTCACGAACGAAAGAGTCGTTTGATACTCCCATCTACGGGATCATCGGAGATTTACACTATCCTATTCCCGACGGCCGGATGATTTTTATGGGATTGAATCTTCAGAGTATATTCGCTTCCGGAAACGGTCCTCTGGATCAGATCACGGAAGAGGATCTTAACTCGGATATCGAACTTTTGAAAAAAGAAAACATAAAGTTATTCGCTTTAGGCGGTCACGATTCAAGTGACGCGGTGATTTCTAGGATGGAAAAAATATTCGGAGAAAAGTATAAGCGAGTTATGATCGGAAGTATAATCGAAGTCGCAAAATAA
- a CDS encoding DUF3703 domain-containing protein: MNFKMPQEFKTAYKRELEKYEESLLENDFQQAWHYLERAHIIGQYHPVSHTGIHFRMLLFGFKTGNAKEILGQSIRMSVGWIGSLLNRIPVGNTGSSSVPIFSPMPIPADLRLLLKDADMESRGLAGLK; encoded by the coding sequence ATGAATTTCAAAATGCCTCAAGAATTCAAAACGGCGTATAAACGAGAACTTGAAAAATACGAAGAGTCTTTATTGGAGAATGACTTTCAACAAGCCTGGCATTATCTGGAGAGAGCGCATATCATCGGGCAGTATCACCCGGTGTCGCACACGGGGATTCACTTTCGCATGTTACTCTTCGGTTTCAAAACGGGGAACGCAAAAGAGATTTTAGGTCAGTCGATCCGAATGAGTGTGGGTTGGATCGGAAGTCTTTTAAATAGAATTCCGGTCGGAAATACCGGAAGTTCTTCCGTTCCGATCTTTTCGCCTATGCCGATTCCTGCGGATTTACGTTTGCTGTTGAAAGACGCGGATATGGAAAGCAGAGGTTTAGCGGGACTAAAGTGA
- a CDS encoding YeiH family protein, with the protein MIDSYLKKARDTFPGLALIAFLGLISESITSTLNLGFSSMLIGLSIGVLIGNYVGISKKFKAGVDFSVTSLMRMSVVLIGFRISIEELISLGFATFLLDVLVVFFSLGFSYWISIKYFKFDKDFSCLLAIGSSICGASAIVAASPLLKTESFKSSTAISVVTVCGTISMILTLVFANYDIFGALNHDDIGVLLGASIQETGQVVTAGYSISVNAGDKAVITKLARILLLAPVLILLNYYFLKDGNSTNQGYKSIKIPGFVILFLLVVLSSATEIVSHDARTKLSGLGTFLLLCGMIGVGFNSNLIRIVRLGFKPIYAGLLISGFMISVSIALIFLFKTI; encoded by the coding sequence GTGATTGATTCCTATTTAAAGAAAGCAAGGGACACGTTTCCGGGACTCGCTTTGATCGCGTTCCTCGGTTTGATTTCGGAAAGTATTACCTCCACCTTGAATTTGGGATTCTCTTCAATGTTGATCGGATTGTCGATCGGTGTATTGATTGGCAATTACGTCGGCATTTCAAAAAAGTTTAAGGCAGGAGTGGACTTTTCGGTGACTTCTTTGATGCGAATGTCCGTAGTTCTGATTGGCTTTCGCATTAGCATAGAGGAATTGATCTCCTTAGGCTTTGCTACCTTTTTGCTGGATGTTCTTGTAGTTTTTTTCTCGTTGGGTTTTTCATATTGGATTTCCATAAAATATTTTAAATTCGATAAGGACTTTTCGTGTCTGCTTGCGATCGGTTCTTCGATCTGCGGAGCGTCGGCCATCGTCGCGGCTTCACCTCTATTAAAAACCGAATCTTTTAAAAGTTCGACGGCGATCAGTGTCGTTACCGTTTGCGGAACGATCAGTATGATTTTGACGCTCGTATTTGCGAACTACGATATATTCGGAGCGTTGAATCATGACGATATTGGCGTTCTGCTCGGTGCATCGATTCAAGAAACGGGTCAAGTCGTAACGGCGGGATATTCGATATCCGTAAACGCAGGTGATAAGGCGGTGATTACGAAATTAGCGAGAATCTTATTGTTGGCTCCCGTACTGATTCTATTGAATTATTATTTTTTGAAGGACGGAAATTCGACGAATCAAGGTTACAAATCGATCAAAATACCGGGATTCGTGATTTTGTTTTTGCTCGTCGTTCTTTCCAGTGCGACCGAAATCGTATCTCACGATGCGAGAACTAAGTTATCGGGACTCGGTACATTTTTATTGTTATGTGGAATGATCGGAGTCGGATTCAATTCCAATTTAATCCGAATTGTTCGTTTGGGGTTTAAGCCGATTTACGCGGGACTTCTCATTTCGGGATTTATGATATCCGTAAGTATCGCGCTTATCTTTCTTTTTAAAACGATTTGA
- a CDS encoding efflux RND transporter permease subunit, which produces MLNRLLNTVLNNSILSIGIVLFLFIYSFFTLKEVPIDAVMEGATSRIRPVIMTALVASFGFLPMAFGSGLGSEVQKPLATVVIGGIISSTILTLVILPVFYYWLEKE; this is translated from the coding sequence ATGCTGAACAGACTTTTGAATACGGTTCTAAATAATTCGATTCTATCTATCGGAATCGTATTATTTCTTTTTATCTATTCGTTTTTTACGTTAAAGGAAGTTCCGATCGACGCGGTCATGGAAGGAGCGACGAGTCGAATCCGGCCTGTTATTATGACTGCGTTAGTCGCATCGTTCGGATTTTTGCCAATGGCCTTCGGTTCAGGCCTAGGTTCCGAAGTTCAAAAACCATTGGCGACGGTGGTGATCGGAGGAATCATATCGTCCACGATTCTAACATTGGTGATATTGCCGGTCTTTTACTATTGGTTGGAAAAAGAATAA
- a CDS encoding heavy metal translocating P-type ATPase, which produces MNHKRNNQGGGGSDSCCSPGLQSEIKNDRNPSESEKSSESSFRMFLPVTVSFVLLILGITFDAYFSESFFRGWVRLGFYFLAYLPVGFPVIKEAFENLIRGEVFTEFFLMSIATIGAFYLEEYPEGVAVMLFYSIGEVFQNLSVQRAKLNIKNLLDQRPDRVFVVQRNETFEKKASDALIGEIIQLKPGEKLALDGELLSDSANFNTAALTGESKPDMKRKGQIVLAGMINLTSVIEVKITTAYQNSKLSKILALMEEATTQKAPTETFIRKFAKIYTPIVVFLAIGICILPYFVTNHYVFNVWFYRALIFLVISCPCALVISIPLGYFGGIGAASKNGILVKGSNYLDVMATVQNVVMDKTGTLTEGIFEVQEARFQPQFERKKILDYLNLIESKSTHPVATAIHNYAGNIDRDLILENVEEVPGFGMKARVDGKEVLIGNFKFLNRNGIEYDIDPAEFVNTTIAVSVDGKFAGYVVISDKIKEDSRKAIEELNFLNIRTIILSGDKLSVVRSVAESIGVREYFGDLLPEDKVEKVKEFKSKNESVAFVGDGVNDAPVAAVSDAGIAMGGLGSDATIEVADIVIQDDKPTKIPMIIKIGKETQKIVWQNISLTFSVKLLVLILGAGGIATMWEAVFADVGVSFLAILNSIRIQRKKFS; this is translated from the coding sequence ATGAATCATAAAAGAAACAATCAAGGTGGTGGTGGATCGGATTCCTGTTGTTCTCCGGGATTGCAATCGGAAATAAAAAACGACCGGAATCCTTCCGAATCGGAGAAGTCCTCCGAAAGTTCATTCCGGATGTTTCTACCTGTAACGGTGTCGTTTGTTCTTTTGATCCTCGGAATTACATTTGACGCTTATTTTTCTGAGAGCTTCTTTCGCGGATGGGTTCGACTCGGTTTTTATTTTTTAGCGTATTTGCCCGTTGGATTTCCGGTGATCAAAGAAGCTTTTGAAAATTTGATTCGAGGAGAAGTTTTCACGGAATTCTTTCTAATGAGCATCGCTACGATTGGAGCGTTCTATTTGGAGGAATATCCAGAAGGTGTCGCGGTTATGTTGTTCTATTCGATCGGAGAGGTTTTTCAGAACCTATCCGTTCAAAGAGCAAAATTGAATATTAAGAATTTATTGGATCAAAGGCCCGATCGGGTATTCGTCGTACAACGAAACGAAACCTTTGAAAAAAAAGCCTCGGACGCCTTGATCGGAGAAATCATTCAGCTGAAGCCAGGTGAAAAATTGGCCTTGGACGGAGAACTTTTATCGGATTCCGCAAACTTTAATACAGCGGCTCTAACTGGTGAAAGTAAACCGGATATGAAACGTAAAGGTCAGATCGTACTTGCGGGAATGATCAATCTTACTTCAGTTATCGAAGTCAAGATAACGACCGCGTATCAGAACAGCAAGCTCTCAAAAATTTTAGCTCTTATGGAAGAGGCAACGACTCAGAAAGCGCCTACCGAAACGTTCATTCGAAAGTTTGCAAAAATTTACACTCCGATCGTGGTGTTTCTTGCGATCGGGATCTGCATCCTTCCGTATTTCGTAACGAATCATTATGTGTTCAATGTTTGGTTTTATAGAGCCTTGATTTTTTTGGTGATTTCTTGTCCGTGCGCGCTCGTAATTTCGATTCCCTTAGGATATTTCGGAGGAATCGGAGCCGCATCCAAAAACGGGATTCTGGTCAAGGGTTCCAATTACTTGGATGTGATGGCGACCGTTCAGAACGTAGTCATGGATAAAACGGGAACCTTAACGGAAGGAATCTTCGAAGTTCAGGAAGCGCGCTTTCAACCTCAATTTGAAAGAAAGAAAATTCTGGATTATCTCAATCTAATCGAAAGTAAGTCCACACATCCAGTAGCTACCGCCATCCATAATTACGCGGGAAACATCGATCGGGATTTGATTCTGGAAAATGTGGAGGAGGTTCCCGGTTTCGGAATGAAAGCGCGCGTGGATGGAAAGGAAGTTTTGATCGGAAATTTCAAATTTCTGAATCGAAACGGAATCGAATATGATATCGATCCGGCGGAATTCGTAAATACCACGATTGCCGTATCCGTTGATGGAAAGTTTGCAGGTTATGTAGTTATTTCCGATAAAATTAAGGAAGATTCCAGGAAAGCCATTGAAGAATTGAATTTTTTGAATATACGAACTATAATATTAAGCGGAGATAAACTTTCAGTAGTGAGGTCCGTCGCCGAATCCATAGGAGTAAGGGAATATTTCGGAGATCTTTTACCCGAAGATAAGGTTGAAAAGGTGAAAGAGTTTAAATCTAAAAACGAATCGGTGGCCTTTGTCGGAGACGGAGTCAACGATGCTCCGGTTGCGGCCGTGAGCGACGCGGGAATTGCGATGGGCGGTCTTGGAAGCGATGCCACTATTGAAGTTGCAGATATCGTAATTCAAGACGATAAGCCGACCAAAATCCCGATGATTATAAAAATCGGGAAAGAGACTCAAAAGATTGTTTGGCAGAACATTTCTCTTACATTCTCAGTAAAATTATTAGTTCTGATTTTAGGAGCCGGAGGAATTGCCACTATGTGGGAGGCCGTTTTTGCAGACGTAGGAGTTTCTTTCTTGGCGATTTTAAACTCCATTCGGATTCAAAGAAAAAAATTTTCTTAA
- a CDS encoding DsrE family protein translates to MKLGIVIYSVEPETVYNAFRIGNHALKKGDSVRIFLLGAGVEVVKLKSEKFKVEEQIDSFRVGNGEILACGTCLDLRETNGGESCRYSNLADLYEIIESSDKILSF, encoded by the coding sequence ATGAAACTCGGCATCGTCATTTATTCCGTGGAACCGGAAACGGTATATAACGCATTTCGAATCGGCAATCACGCGTTGAAAAAGGGAGACTCCGTAAGAATCTTTCTTTTAGGCGCAGGAGTCGAAGTTGTTAAACTGAAGTCCGAAAAATTTAAAGTCGAAGAACAGATAGATTCCTTTCGAGTCGGAAACGGAGAAATTTTAGCATGCGGAACCTGTTTAGATCTCAGAGAAACAAACGGCGGAGAATCTTGTCGTTATTCCAACTTGGCGGATCTATACGAGATCATAGAATCCAGCGATAAGATACTCAGCTTTTAA
- a CDS encoding NAD(P)/FAD-dependent oxidoreductase, with translation MKRIVIVGAGVGGIVVARELRKKNRNAEIVMIDRSDVHTFAPSLIWALVGKRSPENFQKKIRPKGVNLISESVQSINWERKIVKTDSKEIHYDFLILSPGSELNPDKIPGFQENAFNLYSLEGVMKAKEQLLSSQFNKVTVMISSTPFKCPAAPYEIALLVRSMFLKQKRKITVEIVTPEEMPMSAGGPEAGIQLVEMLKRNGIEYHNRKTVGRIDSQSKELIFTDGESLKFELLLGVPAHTPPSFLKNSPIVSEIGWVKVNANTLLTSLPNVYAIGDVTSIPLPSGKPLPKAGVFAHAQAEVVASRISDELNHRTPQSIFQGEGSCFLEVGDGKAGFAQGKFYSETGPGVQLRAPSFLWHWGKVLFEKWWLWHWV, from the coding sequence ATGAAACGCATAGTAATTGTCGGCGCCGGAGTCGGAGGCATTGTAGTTGCAAGAGAGTTGCGAAAAAAGAACCGCAATGCAGAGATCGTAATGATCGATCGTTCCGACGTGCATACGTTCGCCCCGTCCCTAATTTGGGCCTTAGTGGGGAAACGATCCCCCGAGAACTTTCAAAAAAAGATCCGCCCTAAGGGAGTAAATCTCATTTCCGAATCGGTGCAATCTATCAACTGGGAACGAAAAATCGTAAAAACGGATTCGAAGGAAATTCATTATGATTTTCTGATACTATCACCGGGTTCTGAGTTAAATCCAGATAAAATTCCAGGCTTTCAGGAGAACGCTTTCAACCTTTATTCCTTGGAAGGTGTGATGAAGGCAAAAGAGCAACTGCTTTCTTCTCAATTCAATAAGGTAACGGTGATGATTTCCTCAACTCCGTTTAAATGTCCGGCGGCTCCTTATGAAATAGCCCTACTCGTTCGATCCATGTTCCTGAAACAAAAAAGAAAGATCACTGTGGAAATCGTAACGCCCGAAGAAATGCCGATGTCTGCAGGCGGACCGGAAGCAGGTATTCAACTGGTTGAAATGTTAAAACGAAATGGAATTGAATACCATAATCGTAAAACGGTAGGAAGGATAGATTCGCAAAGTAAAGAACTGATCTTTACCGATGGAGAATCCTTAAAGTTTGAGTTGCTTCTCGGAGTTCCTGCTCACACACCTCCTTCTTTCTTGAAGAACTCGCCGATTGTTTCCGAAATCGGTTGGGTAAAGGTAAATGCAAATACCTTACTAACGTCACTTCCGAACGTTTACGCAATTGGAGACGTTACGTCAATTCCTTTACCATCCGGGAAACCTCTCCCTAAGGCCGGAGTCTTCGCACATGCTCAAGCCGAAGTCGTTGCATCCAGAATTTCTGATGAACTGAATCATCGAACTCCGCAGAGCATTTTTCAAGGTGAAGGAAGTTGTTTTTTGGAAGTGGGAGACGGAAAAGCGGGTTTTGCTCAGGGAAAATTTTATTCCGAGACTGGGCCAGGCGTACAACTCCGCGCACCTTCTTTTCTCTGGCACTGGGGAAAGGTTCTCTTCGAGAAGTGGTGGTTGTGGCATTGGGTTTAA
- a CDS encoding metalloregulator ArsR/SmtB family transcription factor, which yields MKPEKTGREFKNFIYSNLAKYGKALSDPKRIELLDLLIQAEKNVELLSKEIGMSVAATSHHLQILKETRLVRDRKEGRNIYYRIEQAGLEIFNTISLAGAEFNAEIKMEMDSFFDGERELNELDYKDFLKQVLSKDVILVDVRPENEYNAGHVPGSLSIPLGDLKSKLDQLPKRKKIIAYCRGKYCVLSKEAVEILRKKGLDAYRIGDGPLEFLNQGIRLTKQGDN from the coding sequence ATGAAACCAGAAAAAACCGGCCGTGAATTCAAGAACTTCATCTACTCCAATCTGGCAAAGTATGGAAAGGCGCTTTCCGATCCAAAACGGATCGAGCTACTGGATCTTTTGATCCAAGCGGAAAAAAACGTAGAACTTCTATCCAAAGAAATCGGCATGAGCGTGGCGGCAACCTCGCATCACCTTCAAATTTTAAAGGAAACCAGACTTGTGCGGGATCGAAAAGAAGGCAGGAATATCTATTACCGAATCGAACAAGCGGGGCTTGAAATCTTCAATACGATTTCATTGGCAGGAGCCGAATTCAACGCGGAAATCAAGATGGAAATGGATTCTTTCTTTGACGGAGAGAGAGAATTAAACGAACTCGATTATAAAGATTTTCTAAAACAAGTTCTCTCCAAAGACGTCATTCTCGTCGATGTGCGCCCAGAAAACGAATATAACGCAGGACATGTGCCCGGTTCGCTCTCCATTCCACTTGGCGATCTCAAATCCAAACTCGACCAACTTCCCAAACGCAAAAAGATCATTGCCTATTGCCGAGGAAAATACTGCGTTTTATCGAAAGAAGCCGTGGAAATCCTTCGAAAAAAAGGCTTGGATGCATATCGGATCGGAGACGGTCCTCTGGAATTTTTGAATCAAGGAATTCGTTTAACAAAACAAGGAGACAACTGA
- a CDS encoding class I SAM-dependent methyltransferase: protein MKVRDSGMPEAAYWDTLFNVPLILDRMKVVETEGEIVEFGSGYGTFTLFLAGKTHNRIFAFEIEGELVLDLHEKASLFDFANILPVERDIIASGTGLEENSVGYVMIFNLLHHDDPVSILKEAYRILKPGGNAGLVHWNYDSSTPRGPKMEIRPKPESIYTWAKEAGFQIESTNPIDLPPYHYGFLAQK from the coding sequence ATGAAAGTCAGAGATAGCGGAATGCCAGAAGCGGCTTATTGGGATACACTTTTTAACGTTCCTTTGATCCTGGATCGGATGAAGGTTGTCGAAACGGAAGGGGAAATCGTAGAATTCGGTTCCGGTTATGGAACCTTTACGCTTTTTCTCGCCGGAAAAACGCATAATCGAATCTTCGCTTTTGAGATCGAAGGTGAATTGGTGTTGGATCTTCACGAAAAGGCGAGTTTATTTGATTTTGCAAATATCCTTCCCGTTGAACGAGACATCATCGCATCGGGAACGGGTTTAGAGGAGAATTCGGTAGGTTACGTAATGATCTTCAATTTATTACACCATGATGATCCGGTTTCGATTTTAAAAGAAGCTTATCGAATTTTAAAACCCGGAGGAAACGCGGGACTTGTACATTGGAATTACGATTCTTCTACCCCCCGAGGGCCTAAAATGGAGATCCGACCTAAGCCTGAAAGCATTTATACTTGGGCGAAAGAAGCAGGGTTTCAAATCGAATCGACAAATCCGATCGACTTGCCTCCGTATCACTACGGGTTTCTTGCTCAAAAATGA
- a CDS encoding sterol desaturase family protein: MCAQQQLFQYISDLAPMTPTIFLIDFLRYLLFASVGFLIFYVWKHPFQSRKIQKRTADKSQYRREFLYSVSSVTVYTGVTLIVFLLRKYGYFQFYDRIEEHGWTYLILSAVAILVIQDFYFYWTHRLMHTRLFYKTVHKVHHESVTPTPWAAYSFSPWEALVHAMIMPIVAFLFPIHPLALMIFMTFQIVRNVLGHSGYEIFPSWMGTNRILKYVNTNTNHDMHHSTFRYNFGLYSTVWDYLFGTVHPEYEKTFLELTTKKNEETNLISKKDQADSATKEPEIIAS; this comes from the coding sequence ATGTGCGCTCAACAACAACTCTTCCAATACATTTCGGATTTGGCTCCGATGACCCCGACCATTTTCCTAATCGATTTCCTGCGGTATCTTCTTTTCGCAAGCGTCGGATTTCTCATCTTCTACGTTTGGAAACATCCGTTCCAATCCAGAAAAATCCAAAAACGAACCGCCGACAAGTCTCAGTATAGAAGAGAATTTCTATACTCGGTTTCATCCGTTACGGTATATACGGGAGTCACCTTGATCGTGTTCTTATTGAGAAAATACGGTTACTTCCAATTTTACGATCGTATCGAAGAACACGGTTGGACGTATCTGATTTTAAGTGCGGTCGCAATCTTAGTGATCCAGGACTTTTACTTCTACTGGACTCACCGACTCATGCACACTCGTTTGTTTTACAAAACCGTTCACAAAGTTCATCACGAATCCGTTACCCCTACCCCTTGGGCCGCGTATTCTTTCAGTCCTTGGGAAGCGTTGGTTCACGCGATGATTATGCCGATCGTGGCGTTTTTGTTCCCGATCCATCCTTTGGCTCTGATGATCTTTATGACGTTTCAAATCGTAAGAAACGTATTGGGTCACAGCGGTTACGAAATTTTTCCAAGTTGGATGGGAACGAATCGGATTCTGAAATACGTGAATACGAACACCAACCACGATATGCATCACAGCACATTCCGTTACAACTTCGGACTCTATTCCACTGTATGGGATTATCTATTTGGAACGGTTCATCCAGAATACGAAAAGACGTTCCTTGAGTTAACGACCAAAAAGAACGAAGAAACAAATTTAATATCGAAGAAAGATCAAGCTGATTCCGCGACAAAAGAACCGGAGATCATCGCGAGCTAA